In the Myxococcales bacterium genome, one interval contains:
- a CDS encoding glycoside hydrolase family 1 protein — protein MSEFRTKSLLLVLLAISLLVGLTQCHSDDDDAGDDAAGPGDDDDNDNDDNDDAGDDDAGDGTLKFPDGFLFGAATSGFQIEMGCPSLSPDECTDSHSDWYEFVTSPATVDDPLAFVVGGDPATVGPGHYELYEADLDRAADELKHNGFRLGLEWSRIFPTSTIGVTGHENLLAVADAAAVAHYHQVFAALRERGLKPLVTLNHYTLPRWIHDGVGCHVDFKNCSPRGWVDQDVTVAEIAKYAGFVAREYGDEVDLWATLNEPLAVVLPGYLYPSDSRSNPPALFLRFNEFKTVMAAMIEGHARMVDAVRANDTVDADGDGVNNQVGVVYAMSPAVPKDPDSELDRQAAENVFYLWNMVFLNAVALGRFDENLDGQTVYREDLAHRLDFVGLNYYARITVSGLPFSLLPWLSPLMTFNPITMRIDEIYPRGIYEMAVLINEKLGVPVYITENNGRSDPADNWAKEKRYLVENLSWLWYAIEQGADVRGYFYWSLIDNYEWNQGMKQYGLYEVDPLTKARTARDIVAEYRAIAECLYLGNMSP, from the coding sequence GTGAGCGAATTTCGGACGAAAAGTTTGCTGTTGGTTTTGCTGGCGATTTCGTTGCTCGTCGGGCTGACGCAGTGCCATTCGGATGACGACGACGCGGGCGACGACGCCGCCGGGCCCGGCGACGATGACGACAACGACAACGATGACAACGACGACGCGGGCGACGACGATGCCGGCGACGGGACGCTGAAATTCCCCGACGGCTTCCTGTTCGGCGCGGCGACCTCCGGCTTTCAAATCGAGATGGGCTGCCCGAGCCTGTCCCCCGATGAATGCACCGACTCCCATTCCGATTGGTACGAATTCGTCACCTCGCCCGCGACGGTGGACGATCCGCTGGCTTTCGTGGTCGGCGGCGACCCGGCCACGGTCGGCCCGGGCCATTACGAACTGTACGAAGCGGATCTGGATCGGGCGGCGGACGAACTGAAGCACAACGGTTTCCGGCTCGGCCTCGAATGGAGCCGCATTTTTCCGACTTCGACGATCGGCGTTACGGGCCATGAAAATCTGCTCGCCGTGGCCGATGCGGCGGCGGTCGCCCATTACCACCAGGTTTTCGCGGCGCTGCGCGAGCGCGGGTTGAAGCCGCTGGTGACGTTGAATCACTACACGCTGCCGCGGTGGATTCACGACGGCGTCGGCTGCCACGTGGATTTCAAGAACTGTTCGCCGCGCGGCTGGGTCGACCAGGACGTGACCGTCGCCGAAATCGCCAAGTACGCCGGGTTCGTGGCGCGCGAATACGGCGACGAGGTGGACCTGTGGGCGACGCTCAACGAACCGCTCGCGGTGGTGCTGCCGGGCTACCTGTATCCGTCGGATTCGCGCAGCAACCCGCCGGCGCTGTTTTTGCGCTTCAACGAATTCAAGACGGTGATGGCGGCGATGATCGAGGGGCACGCGCGGATGGTGGACGCCGTGCGCGCCAATGACACGGTCGACGCCGACGGCGACGGGGTGAACAATCAGGTCGGCGTGGTGTACGCGATGTCGCCGGCCGTGCCGAAGGATCCGGACAGCGAACTGGACCGGCAGGCGGCCGAAAATGTGTTCTACCTGTGGAACATGGTGTTTCTCAATGCGGTCGCGCTGGGCCGGTTCGACGAAAACCTCGACGGCCAGACCGTCTACCGCGAGGATCTGGCCCACCGGCTGGATTTCGTCGGCCTGAATTATTACGCGCGCATCACGGTGTCGGGCCTGCCGTTCAGCCTGCTGCCGTGGCTTTCGCCCCTGATGACCTTCAACCCGATCACCATGCGCATCGACGAGATTTATCCGCGCGGGATTTACGAGATGGCGGTGCTGATCAACGAAAAGCTCGGCGTGCCGGTGTACATCACCGAAAACAACGGCCGCTCCGACCCCGCCGACAACTGGGCCAAGGAAAAGCGCTATCTGGTCGAAAACCTGAGCTGGCTGTGGTACGCGATCGAGCAGGGCGCGGACGTGCGCGGCTATTTTTACTGGTCGCTGATCGACAACTACGAATGGAACCAGGGCATGAAGCAATACGGCCTGTATGAAGTCGATCCGCTGACCAAGGCGCGCACCGCGCGGGACATCGTCGCGGAATATCGCGCCATCGCCGAGTGTTTATACTTAGGCAATATGTCCCCTTAA
- a CDS encoding amphi-Trp domain-containing protein, with translation MKRKSARDIEKAYPRTQFIAKLRRLADALESGRPFRLQIAGERINIPPDAIINIEHEREKGGEEIEFQLKWKR, from the coding sequence ATGAAAAGAAAAAGCGCCCGCGACATCGAAAAAGCCTATCCGCGAACCCAGTTCATCGCCAAGCTGCGCCGGTTGGCCGACGCGCTCGAAAGTGGCCGGCCGTTTCGTCTGCAGATCGCCGGTGAAAGGATCAACATTCCGCCCGACGCGATCATCAACATCGAACACGAGCGCGAAAAGGGCGGGGAGGAAATCGAGTTTCAATTGAAATGGAAACGCTGA
- a CDS encoding glycosyltransferase, with product MTLPDSPNFLVFLPTFNRPRMAAALLRELLAQAAGRRVHIQIYDDGSYCDYGEVLALVAAHPDRVAYRRGDNRGRAGLWQTYNEVLEEARRSQPDYLVFLQDHSAIADGFFERLDRAWRDIPDADKTVVNLPREPRTYLRWWSSVTLNIQQFAATEILTSGWVDGSWFAGPKLWQLPLTPLEPDPPVIPPEIACRGPYPLIQLSEKILAAGGNLYTLLAPLLAPRLLPEPNPAARTVRVCITTYNRPANLALLLRQIAAEAADWEVRVDIYDDASTADYSAVRALVDSFGGRCRLFQAEKNLGKRGYWKTYHRILRSLADVPEEYFVFLQDDVEICDDFFDVILDCWRAVPERRKIALNLQVDNWGNDHRWTRKKCPVQTAGGRSFLLSGWFDGFWFGTKATLEVLSYAVYAIDPQRWIDDPRMSSGVFQQITGRLTTVGYNIYRPAQSLVRVIPSPSVMNSDVRDGFPIHEVNFRGRAHPPKGDDY from the coding sequence ATGACCCTGCCGGACAGCCCGAATTTTCTGGTTTTCCTGCCCACCTTCAATCGCCCGCGCATGGCGGCGGCGTTGTTGCGCGAGTTGCTGGCGCAAGCCGCCGGCCGGCGGGTGCACATTCAAATATACGACGACGGTTCGTATTGCGATTACGGCGAGGTCCTGGCTCTGGTCGCCGCGCACCCGGACCGCGTTGCCTATCGCCGGGGCGATAATCGCGGGCGCGCCGGCCTTTGGCAAACCTACAACGAGGTACTGGAAGAGGCGCGGCGGTCGCAGCCGGATTACCTGGTGTTTCTGCAGGACCACAGCGCGATCGCCGACGGGTTTTTCGAACGCCTCGACCGGGCCTGGCGCGATATCCCCGACGCCGACAAAACCGTCGTCAACCTGCCGCGCGAGCCGCGGACCTACCTTCGCTGGTGGAGTTCGGTCACGCTGAATATCCAACAATTCGCCGCGACGGAAATCCTGACGTCCGGGTGGGTGGACGGCTCCTGGTTCGCCGGGCCGAAGCTGTGGCAATTGCCGCTGACGCCGCTGGAACCCGATCCACCGGTCATTCCGCCCGAAATCGCCTGCCGCGGCCCTTATCCGTTGATTCAACTGAGCGAAAAAATTCTGGCCGCCGGCGGCAATCTATATACTTTGTTGGCGCCACTTCTCGCGCCCCGGTTGTTGCCCGAACCCAATCCGGCCGCGCGCACGGTGCGGGTCTGCATCACCACCTACAACCGGCCCGCCAACCTGGCGTTGCTGCTCCGGCAGATCGCCGCGGAAGCGGCGGATTGGGAGGTCAGGGTCGACATTTACGACGACGCCTCGACCGCCGATTACTCTGCAGTCCGGGCCTTGGTCGACTCTTTCGGCGGCCGTTGCCGGTTGTTTCAGGCGGAAAAGAATCTCGGTAAACGGGGCTATTGGAAAACCTACCACCGGATCCTCCGCTCGCTGGCCGACGTCCCGGAGGAATATTTTGTTTTTCTTCAGGATGACGTGGAAATTTGCGACGACTTTTTCGATGTCATCCTGGATTGTTGGCGCGCGGTTCCGGAACGGCGAAAAATCGCCCTGAATCTGCAGGTCGATAACTGGGGCAACGATCACCGGTGGACGAGAAAGAAGTGCCCGGTGCAAACCGCCGGCGGCAGATCTTTTTTGTTGTCCGGTTGGTTCGACGGTTTCTGGTTCGGCACCAAGGCCACGCTCGAGGTGCTTTCCTACGCCGTCTACGCGATCGATCCGCAACGATGGATCGACGATCCGCGAATGAGTTCGGGAGTATTTCAACAAATCACCGGCCGGTTGACGACGGTCGGCTACAACATTTATCGGCCGGCTCAATCCCTGGTGCGGGTCATTCCCTCGCCGTCGGTGATGAATTCCGATGTCCGGGACGGTTTTCCCATTCACGAGGTCAATTTCCGCGGCCGGGCTCATCCGCCGAAAGGCGACGATTATTGA
- the recO gene encoding DNA repair protein RecO produces the protein MAGRHFTTPAIVLRRYAFGESDRLVVLLTPGHGLVRALAKGQRRSFKRFGGILDLLYFLEADLTARKSEIQLLDAVRLADAYRPLSEDLMLYAAGCHLAEVAAAFASEMHADEQAFAALTGGLAELCRGTDPNRVGRVVELHTLRAAGLAPRLDTCGVTGRRLGESETVAFEPHHGGAVTAEKASLSSIRLSARARRTLQAILAADFAAALSLEWERADALAARTALAQMIAYHSGRVLKVRQFAEAAARFSRRHRRGATAPVEVC, from the coding sequence ATGGCCGGCCGGCATTTCACCACGCCCGCGATCGTTTTGCGCCGCTACGCGTTCGGCGAATCCGACCGCCTGGTGGTGCTGCTGACGCCGGGCCACGGCCTGGTGCGGGCCCTCGCCAAGGGCCAGCGCCGGTCGTTCAAGCGCTTCGGCGGCATTCTCGATCTGCTCTATTTTCTCGAAGCCGACCTGACGGCCCGCAAAAGCGAAATCCAACTGCTCGACGCCGTCCGGTTGGCCGACGCCTACCGGCCGCTGAGCGAGGATTTGATGCTCTACGCCGCCGGCTGCCACCTGGCCGAGGTCGCGGCCGCCTTCGCCTCCGAAATGCACGCCGACGAACAGGCGTTCGCGGCGTTGACCGGCGGCCTGGCCGAACTTTGCCGCGGCACCGACCCCAATCGCGTCGGCCGCGTGGTCGAATTGCACACCCTGCGGGCCGCCGGGCTGGCGCCGCGCCTCGACACCTGCGGCGTGACCGGCCGCCGCCTGGGCGAAAGCGAAACCGTCGCGTTCGAACCGCATCACGGCGGCGCGGTGACGGCCGAGAAAGCCTCGCTTTCCTCGATTCGCCTGTCGGCCCGGGCGCGCCGGACCCTGCAAGCGATCCTAGCCGCGGATTTCGCCGCCGCGCTGTCGCTGGAATGGGAGCGCGCCGACGCCCTGGCGGCGCGGACGGCGCTGGCCCAGATGATCGCCTACCATTCGGGCCGCGTCCTCAAGGTGCGCCAGTTCGCCGAGGCCGCCGCGCGGTTTTCGCGCCGGCACCGGCGGGGCGCGACGGCGCCCGTCGAGGTCTGCTGA
- the mgtE gene encoding magnesium transporter has product MQRIDTGTRRIAILTDTIRRLIHRHATVNLVKIIKKTHAADLANVIQGLNENDALILFEMLPTPEVAADVLSEMEESARANFLETLSPERLSTIFQEMSTDDAAQILEEIEDEERKNQILEMMKEEDSDIVEELLSYGENTAGRIMNPDFVALPKATEAGDAIRELRKASETEMVFYVYVTNEDRRLDGVISLRDLVTVPPETILQDIMNTEVVSVEAHEDQEEVARLVARYNLLAIPVVDAERRLIGIVTVDDVVDVMRDEATEDILKMVGTTEEEITAASPLRSIRIRLPWLFVAWFGGVVASRVIQHFHEAIGQVTALAAFIPVVVGMGGNIGIQSASITVRGLATNRLESHHILSHVAKETIIGLFLGLLYGVLLGVAGALLSWGEPDAVQFGVAVGLGMLSSMLLASFLGSFMPLFLHRLGLDPAIAGGPFVTTTIDILGVAAYFLIATAILL; this is encoded by the coding sequence ATGCAGCGGATCGATACCGGTACGCGCCGAATAGCCATCCTCACCGACACGATACGCCGGCTGATCCACCGTCATGCGACCGTCAACCTCGTTAAAATCATCAAAAAAACCCATGCGGCCGACCTGGCCAATGTCATCCAGGGATTAAACGAAAACGACGCGCTGATTTTGTTCGAAATGCTGCCCACTCCGGAGGTGGCCGCCGACGTGCTGTCGGAAATGGAGGAATCGGCGCGGGCCAATTTCCTCGAAACCCTCAGCCCCGAGCGCCTGTCGACCATCTTCCAGGAAATGAGCACCGACGACGCGGCGCAGATTCTCGAGGAAATCGAGGACGAGGAGCGCAAAAACCAGATTCTCGAAATGATGAAGGAAGAAGATTCCGACATTGTCGAGGAACTGCTGTCCTACGGCGAAAACACCGCCGGCCGCATCATGAACCCCGATTTCGTCGCCCTGCCCAAGGCCACCGAAGCCGGCGACGCGATCCGCGAACTGCGCAAAGCCAGCGAAACCGAAATGGTCTTCTACGTGTACGTCACCAACGAAGACCGCCGGCTCGACGGTGTCATCAGTCTGCGCGACCTGGTGACCGTGCCTCCCGAAACCATCCTGCAAGACATCATGAACACCGAGGTGGTCAGCGTCGAAGCCCACGAAGACCAGGAGGAAGTAGCGCGGCTCGTCGCCCGCTACAACCTGCTGGCGATTCCCGTCGTCGACGCCGAACGCCGGCTCATCGGTATCGTCACCGTCGACGACGTAGTCGACGTCATGCGCGACGAGGCCACCGAGGACATCCTCAAGATGGTCGGCACCACCGAGGAGGAAATCACCGCCGCCTCGCCGCTGCGCAGCATCCGAATTCGCCTGCCGTGGCTGTTCGTCGCCTGGTTCGGCGGCGTGGTGGCTTCGCGGGTGATTCAGCATTTTCACGAGGCGATCGGCCAGGTCACCGCGCTGGCCGCGTTCATCCCCGTGGTCGTCGGCATGGGCGGCAACATCGGCATTCAGTCGGCGTCGATCACCGTGCGCGGCTTGGCGACCAACCGGCTGGAGAGCCACCACATCCTGTCGCACGTCGCCAAGGAAACGATCATCGGCCTGTTTTTGGGCCTGCTTTACGGCGTCCTGCTCGGCGTGGCCGGCGCCTTGCTGTCCTGGGGCGAGCCCGACGCCGTTCAGTTTGGCGTGGCCGTCGGTCTCGGGATGTTGTCCTCGATGCTGCTGGCTTCCTTCCTGGGTTCGTTCATGCCGCTGTTTCTGCACCGCCTCGGTCTCGACCCGGCCATCGCCGGCGGGCCGTTCGTTACCACCACGATCGACATCCTCGGCGTGGCGGCGTATTTCCTGATCGCCACCGCCATCCTGTTGTAG
- the rsgA gene encoding ribosome small subunit-dependent GTPase A: protein MTDYSVFGWNDFFAEQWQNQAAPEWFRGRIAAEHNGVYEVWTADAAGSALLPGRLRQELTEAELPATGDWVALDAPPHPDRPAMIQRVLTRRTVFLRGAAGRKSQAQCVAANVDLVFVVCGLDEDFNLRRIERYLTRIRAGAARPIVVLNKADLDDQAASRVAETSARCPGVEILAVSALTGSGLEAVRAKLLPGTTAALVGSSGAGKSTLVNALLGEELMPTSEVRTRDHRGCHTTTHRQLILLPGGGLLLDTPGMRELQLLDEKGLDETFADIEEIARGCRFADCRHDTEPGCAVKAALDDGSLDAERFDHYLALRHEAMVNERRHNVHQQRQAERTFSKMATQVLKHHRPKRSGR from the coding sequence ATGACCGATTATTCGGTTTTCGGCTGGAACGATTTTTTCGCGGAACAATGGCAAAATCAGGCGGCGCCGGAGTGGTTTCGCGGGCGTATCGCCGCCGAACACAACGGCGTTTACGAAGTCTGGACCGCCGACGCGGCCGGCAGCGCCCTGTTGCCCGGACGGCTGCGGCAGGAATTGACGGAGGCGGAACTGCCGGCCACCGGCGATTGGGTCGCGCTCGACGCGCCACCGCACCCGGACCGCCCGGCGATGATTCAGCGCGTGCTCACGCGACGGACGGTCTTTTTGCGCGGCGCCGCCGGACGAAAATCCCAGGCGCAATGTGTCGCGGCCAACGTCGACCTGGTTTTCGTGGTTTGCGGCCTGGACGAGGACTTCAACCTGCGCCGGATCGAACGTTACCTGACCCGCATTCGGGCCGGCGCCGCGCGGCCGATCGTCGTCCTGAACAAGGCCGATCTGGACGATCAGGCCGCTTCCCGGGTGGCGGAAACGAGCGCTCGTTGCCCCGGCGTCGAAATCCTGGCCGTCAGCGCCCTGACCGGTTCGGGTTTGGAGGCCGTTCGCGCCAAGCTGCTTCCGGGAACGACCGCCGCGCTGGTCGGCTCCTCGGGCGCCGGCAAATCGACGCTGGTCAACGCCCTCTTGGGCGAGGAACTCATGCCCACCAGTGAAGTGCGAACCCGCGACCATCGCGGCTGCCACACGACCACCCACCGCCAGTTGATCTTGCTGCCCGGCGGCGGGTTGCTGCTGGATACGCCGGGGATGCGCGAATTGCAGCTCCTCGACGAAAAAGGGCTCGACGAAACCTTCGCGGACATCGAGGAAATCGCCCGCGGCTGCCGCTTCGCCGATTGCCGCCACGACACCGAACCGGGTTGCGCGGTCAAAGCCGCCCTCGACGACGGCTCCCTCGACGCCGAGCGGTTCGACCACTACCTGGCTTTGCGGCACGAAGCCATGGTCAACGAACGCCGGCACAACGTCCACCAGCAAAGGCAGGCCGAACGCACCTTCAGCAAAATGGCGACGCAGGTTTTGAAACACCACCGGCCCAAACGGAGCGGCCGGTAA
- a CDS encoding cation-efflux pump has protein sequence MLRQNGPNPHHNEGNREKRLVALSSLVAAIVLTSLKLGIGLWTNSLGILSEALHSGLDLVAAAMTLWAVRIAARPADREHTYGHGKFENFSALVETLLLLLTCIWIFSESFQRLFGREAVLVDANVWAFLTVSISIVIDFTRSRALGRVAKKYQSQALEADALHFSTDIWSSAVVLLGLAGVLAADHFGLPWLHKADAAAALIVALIVVGVSFNLGKRAIDDLLDTVPRDLQKKVETAVRVNGVRQVRQARIRRSGPEFFADVILSIEPDASFERSHHIADEAEKAVRELLPNSDITVHVEPENDEKEGVPLDIRRLAQRHGLDAHGIQILRYQGGTSIELHLEVAADLSVAKAHEQATAFENELLGGYPDCDRVITHLEPAGKHGQLHLVDADSLPLLERLVEEYLKELDYPCRPHDMKIRDVGGEYNLSFHCSVAPDTKITEAHELTEKLEHHLRFRVPELRQVSIHVEPED, from the coding sequence ATGTTGAGACAAAACGGACCGAATCCGCATCACAACGAGGGGAATCGCGAAAAGCGACTGGTCGCGCTTAGCTCGCTGGTGGCCGCGATCGTTCTGACCTCCCTGAAACTCGGCATCGGCCTTTGGACCAACAGCCTGGGCATCTTGTCCGAGGCGCTGCACTCGGGACTCGACCTCGTGGCCGCCGCGATGACCCTCTGGGCGGTGCGAATCGCCGCCCGTCCCGCCGACCGTGAACATACCTACGGCCACGGAAAGTTCGAGAATTTTTCCGCCCTCGTGGAAACGCTGTTGTTGCTGCTCACCTGTATCTGGATCTTCAGTGAAAGCTTCCAGCGGTTGTTCGGCCGGGAAGCAGTGCTCGTCGATGCCAACGTCTGGGCCTTTTTGACGGTTTCGATTTCCATCGTCATCGACTTCACCCGTTCGCGGGCGCTGGGCCGGGTCGCGAAAAAATACCAAAGCCAGGCGCTGGAGGCCGACGCGCTGCATTTCTCGACGGACATCTGGTCCTCGGCCGTCGTCCTGCTCGGTCTGGCCGGCGTGCTGGCCGCTGATCATTTCGGCCTGCCGTGGCTGCACAAGGCCGATGCCGCCGCCGCGTTGATCGTCGCCTTGATCGTCGTGGGCGTCAGTTTCAACCTCGGCAAACGAGCCATCGACGACCTGCTCGACACCGTGCCCCGCGATTTACAGAAAAAAGTCGAAACCGCGGTACGCGTCAACGGCGTCCGCCAGGTGCGTCAGGCGCGCATCCGCCGCAGCGGCCCCGAGTTTTTCGCCGACGTCATTTTATCCATCGAGCCCGACGCCAGCTTCGAGCGTTCGCATCACATCGCCGACGAGGCCGAAAAGGCCGTGCGGGAACTGCTGCCCAACTCCGACATCACGGTTCACGTCGAACCCGAAAACGACGAAAAAGAGGGCGTGCCGCTCGACATTCGCCGGTTGGCCCAGCGCCACGGCCTCGACGCGCACGGCATTCAAATTCTGCGGTATCAGGGCGGCACCTCGATCGAACTGCACCTGGAAGTCGCCGCCGACCTGTCGGTCGCCAAGGCGCACGAGCAGGCGACGGCGTTCGAAAACGAATTACTGGGCGGCTACCCGGATTGCGACCGGGTCATCACCCACCTCGAACCGGCCGGAAAACACGGGCAATTGCACTTGGTCGACGCCGACTCGCTGCCGCTGCTCGAACGGCTGGTGGAGGAATACCTCAAAGAACTAGACTACCCCTGCCGGCCGCACGACATGAAAATCCGGGACGTCGGCGGCGAGTACAACCTGTCGTTCCATTGCAGCGTCGCGCCGGACACCAAGATCACCGAAGCGCACGAATTGACCGAAAAACTCGAACACCACCTTCGCTTCCGCGTTCCCGAACTGCGCCAGGTTTCCATTCACGTCGAACCGGAAGACTGA